One Setaria italica strain Yugu1 chromosome I, Setaria_italica_v2.0, whole genome shotgun sequence DNA window includes the following coding sequences:
- the LOC101773954 gene encoding receptor kinase-like protein Xa21, whose protein sequence is MAFKSLIKSDPSQALASWGNRSVPICQWHGVACGVLGHRRGHVVALDLAELNLLGTISPSIGNLSYLRHLSLRRNRLHGVLPPELGHLQELKHLSLSYNFIEGQIPVSLSNCSRMKNMLLYSNKFRGQIPGELGSLHNLEVLAVGINRLTGSIPSSIWTLLNLQMLIVEYNNLTGEISPEIGNLANLTVLGFGSNQFSGPIPASIGNLSELNFFSFSTNNLTGSIPPLEGLSSLTVFELDRNNLKGRIPAWLGNLSSLVTLNLDRNSLEGNIPEALGNLGMLTVLSLSTNNLQGTIPHSIGNLHSLQNLHIDYNNELEGPLPPSIFNMSSLEVLDLQGNRLNGSFPPDLGNTLPALQLFLASENQFHGSIPPSLCNASMIQWIQTVDNLLSGTIPDCLGVNQKNLSVLTFAENQLETRNDRDWGFMFSLTNCSSLQLLDVGDNRLRGELPNSVGNLSKSMWYFGVNFNSITGNIPEGIGNLVGLNFINLGNNLFDGPIPDSLGKLKKLNRLYLSINNLSGSIPSSISNLQMLNLLSLGGNALGGEIPPSLSSCPLQVLDLSYNSLTGSIPKELFFISTMSDSLHLEHNFLSGSLPSDVGNLKNLRLLDLSDNRFSGEIPSSLGECHSLQHLNTSGNFIQGKIPPSLQQLRGLQVLDLSHNNLSGSIPTFLESMSGLVSLNLSFNNLEGDVPKNGIFSNASAVSIVGNDGLCNGIPQLKLPPCLSHSTNKKKPTWELAITISTCSVILFIILVTTVLVHHYHTKKEKSKAQIPLISEPHMRISYAELASATNSFASENLIGAGSFGSVYKGSMTSNGQQLLVAVKVLNLTQRGASQSFFAECETLRCIRHRNLVKILTVCSSIDFHGGNFKALVYEFLPNGNLDRWVHQHPIEDGEHKATDISLRAQIAIDVASALEYLHQSKPLPIIHCDLKPSNVLLDSGMVAHVGDFGLARFLHQDADKSSGWASMRGTIGYVAPEYGLGNEASTHGDVYSYGILLLELFTGKRPTDSEFGEGLGLHKYVEMALPDRVATVVDKHLLQEIKDGEGSASNSTRVADMKISCITSILQVGVQCSEEIPTDRMEITDAVKELQGIRDRLQKHLCREETQLS, encoded by the exons ATGGCATTCAAGTCCCTCATAAAGAGTGATCCATCGCAGGCTTTAGCGTCATGGGGAAACCGGTCCGTTCCGATCTGCCAATGGCACGGTGTGGCGTGCGGTGTCCTCGGCCACCGTCGTGGCCATGTTGTTGCACTGGACCTTGCTGAGCTCAACCTTCTCGGCACCATCTCACCTTCAATCGGTAACCTCTCGTACTTGAGACATCTTAGCCTCCGCAGGAACCGCCTACATGGAGTCCTGCCTCCAGAGCTTGGTCatctgcaggagctgaagcactTGAGCCTCAGCTACAACTTCATCGAAGGGCAGATCCCGGTGTCGCTTTCAAACTGCAGCAGAATGAAGAACATGTTGCTCTACAGCAACAAATTTCGAGGACAAATACCAGGAGAGTTGGGCTCGTTACACAACCTTGAGGTACTCGCTGTTGGAATTAATAGACTCACTGGAAGCATCCCATCCAGCATTTGGACCCTACTGAATCTGCAAATGCTCATCGTAGAATATAATAATCTTACAGGAGAAATCTCGCCAGAGATAGGCAACCTTGCCAATCTTACCGTGCTTGGCTTCGGTTCCAATCAATTCTCAGGACCCATCCCTGCCTCAATAGGAAACCTTTCAGAACTGAACTTCTTTAGCTTCTCTACAAATAACCTCACGGGAAGCATCCCCCCACTCGAAGGCTTGTCATCCCTCACTGTGTTTGAACTAGATAGAAATAACCTCAAAGGGAGAATCCCGGCATGGTTAGGAAACCTCTCATCATTAGTTACTTTAAATCTTGATAGAAATAGCCTGGAAGGGAACATCCCAGAAGCACTAGGAAACCTTGGCATGCTTACAGTTCTGTCTCTATCAACTAACAATCTTCAAGGGACCATACCTCATTCTATTGGAAACCTTCATTCCCTTCAGAATCTTCATATAGACTATAATAATGAACTAGAAGGTCCTTTACCACCTTCAATATTCAATATGTCCTCTCTTGAAGTTCTTGACCTACAAGGCAACCGCCTAAATGGGTCCTTTCCACCTGATTTGGGCAACACTCTTCCGGCACTCCAATTATTCCTAGCAAGTGAAAATCAATTTCATGGCTCAATCCCACCCTCCCTGTGCAATGCCTCTATGATTCAGTGGATTCAAACAGTAGACAACCTTTTATCAGGAACTATTCCTGATTGTTTAGGTGTCAACCAGAAGAACTTGTCAGTGCTGACCTTTGCGGAGAATCAGCTAGAAACAAGAAATGACCGTGATTGGGGTTTCATGTTTAGCCTGACTAACTGCAGCAGTTTACAGCTATTGGATGTTGGTGACAACAGGCTTAGAGGTGAGCTACCAAATTCAGTTGGCAATCTTTCCAAAAGTATGTGGTATTTTGGCGTAAATTTTAACAGTATAACAGGAAACATACCTGAAGGGATAGGGAATCTGGTCGGCTTGAATTTCATTAATCTGGGTAACAATCTTTTTGACGGCCCTATTCCTGACTCACTGGGGAAACTCAAGAAGCTGAATCGATTGTACCTTTCAATCAATAATCTTTCAGGATCCATTCCATCAAGTATCAGCAATCTTCAAATGCTAAATTTATTAAGCCTTGGAGGCAATGCACTTGGTGGAGAAATACCCCCTAGTCTAAGTAGTTGTCCTTTGCAAGTATTGGATTTGTCATACAACAGCCTTACAGGGTCAATACCGAAAGAACTTTTCTTCATATCTACCATGTCTGATTCCCTGCATTTAGAACACAATTTTTTAAGTGGATCCCTACCATCCGATGTGGGAAATCTAAAAAATCTTAGACTACTTGATTTATCCGATAATAGATTTTCTGGAGAGATCCCATCATCCCTGGGTGAATGCCACAGCTTGCAGCATTTGAATACATCTGGAAACTTCATTCAAGGAAAAATTCCGCCATCACTTCAGCAACTAAGAGGCCTCCAGGTACTTGACCTTTCCCATAATAACTTGTCTGGGAGCATCCCAACGTTCCTTGAGAGCATGAGTGGACTTGTCAGTTTGAATCTTTCATTCAACAACCTGGAGGGTGATGTTCcaaaaaatggaatttttagcAATGCATCGGCTGTCTCGATTGTGGGAAATGATGGCCTATGTAATGGAATCCCTCAACTGAAGTTGCCACCCTGCTTGAGCCACTCTACAAATAAAAAGAAGCCAACATGGGAGCTTGCCATAACAATATCCACTTGCAGTGTGATTCTATTTATCATATTAGTAACTACAGTGTTGGTACACCACTACCATACCAAGAAGGAAAAGTCAAAGGCACAAATACCACTTATCAGCGAGCCGCATATGAGAATTTCTTATGCTGAATTGGCCAGTGCAACAAACAGTTTTGCTTCTGAGAATCTAATCGGAGCAGGAAGCTTTGGCTCAGTCTACAAGGGAAGTATGACAAGCAATGGGCAGCAACTTCTTGTTGCTGTGAAGGTGCTCAACCTAACACAACGTGGCGCCTCTCAAAGTTTTTTCGCGGAATGTGAGACTCTGAGGTGTATTCGGCATAGGAATCTAGTGAAGATATTGACAGTGTGCTCAAGTATTGATTTCCATGGTGGTAACTTCAAGGCCCTTGTATACGAGTTCCTACCAAATGGAAATTTAGACCGCTGGGTACACCAACATCCCATTGAGGATGGTGAACATAAGGCCACAGATATCAGCTTGAGAGCGCAAATTGCAATTGATGTGGCATCAGCACTGGAATATCTTCATCAAAGCAAGCCTTTGCCAATCATTCACTGTGATCTTAAGCCAAGCAATGTTCTCCTTGACAGTGGCATGGTTGCTCATGTTGGGGATTTCGGACTTGCAAGGTTTCTACATCAGGATGCAGACAAATCAAGTGGTTGGGCATCAATGAGAGGAACAATTGGTTATGTGGCCCCAG AGTATGGCCTCGGTAATGAAGCCTCAACTCATGGCGACGTGTATAGCTACGGGATACTATTGTTGGAGTTATTCACTGGAAAAAGACCAACAGACAGTGAATTTGGAGAAGGCCTTGGCCTTCACAAATATGTAGAAATGGCACTGCCAGACAGGGTGGCTACTGTGGTGGACAAACACTTGTTACAGGAGATAAAAGATGGTGAAGGGAGCGCCTCAAACTCCACAAGAGTTGCAGACATGAAAATTTCTTGCATCACTTCAATTCTACAAGTTGGGGTCCAATGTTCAGAGGAGATACCGACAGACCGCATGGAAATCACTGATGCTGTTAAAGAGTTACAGGGCATCAGAGACAGACTTCAGAAACATCTATGCAGGGAAGAAACACAATTGAGCTGA
- the LOC101756129 gene encoding receptor kinase-like protein Xa21, translated as MLLLGESFLLAFMFLTSSAGFVVPALSISTSSITDRLALISFKSLITSDPSQALASWGNLSIPMCQWHGVACGLRGRRRGHVVELGLEELNLVGTITPALGNLTYLRRLHLSRNHFHGMLPQELGNLPDLETLQLSSNQFSGMIPDSLGNLSALTFLSIATNNIEGSIPPLQGLSSIEHLILARNHLEGTIPSWLGNLTSLQIIDLQHNGLVGQISESVGNLELLTILSLSENNLSGSMPHTLGKLHALTGLYLMTNQIGGSLPPSLFNLSSLQVLNIQQNNFTGGFPSNTGNKLSKLTKFLVSDNQFHGVLPSSLCNASMLQMIQTVKNFLHGTIPQCLGAQQKNLSVVRIVGNQFEATNDADWGFLTSLTNCSNMLELGLSYNKLQGVLPNSIGNLSTRLEYLAIGNNNLTGAIPEGIGNLINLNYLSMGNNIFKGAIPLSFGNLKKLDRLYLLNNALSGPIPVTLGNLTKLTRLRLSTNMISEVIPSSLSNCPLEAIDLSHNNLSGLLPRELLSMSTLSAMMDLSHNSLSGTLPSELGNLKNLGDLDFSNNRISGEIPASIGECRSLEYLNTSGNLLQGSIPLSLGNLRGLLVLDLSYNNLSGTIPEILSSLPGLSSLNLSFNKFQGAVPQDGVFLNATATLIAGNDGLCGGNPQLKLPPCSNHSTKKPLQKLAIIVAICSGCVSVALVFALSSLYRKNKKIKANPQSSVIGEQHMRVSYAELAHATNGFSSENLIGAGSFGSVYKGRMRGNEQHALVAVKVINLMQRGASQSFIAECKTLRCARHRNLVKILTVCSSTDFQGRDFMAIVYEFLPNGNLDQRLHQHITEDGEQKALDLIERLHIAIDVASSLDYLHQHKPTPIIHCDLKPSNVLLDTDMVAHVGDFGLARFLYQDMEKSSGWASMRGSIGYAAPEYGLGNEVSTQGDVYSYGILLLEMFTGKRPTDNDFGEAIGLRSYVQMSLPHSTAIIIDHQLLTEMEGGEASNFNSSIISEMIMACITSVLQVGIRCSEETPTDRPPIGDALRELQAVRDKLHSHR; from the exons ATGTTGCTACTCGGCGAGTCGTTCTTGCTCGCCTTCATGTTCCTCACATCTTCTGCAGGTTTCGTGGTGCCAGCGTTGTCAATCTCCACGAGCAGCATCACCGACCGGCTCGCGCTCATCTCCTTCAAATCACTCATAACGAGTGACCCTTCGCAAGCCCTTGCGTCATGGGGCAACCTGTCCATTCCGATGTGCCAGTGGCACGGCGTGGCGTGCGGCTTGAGGGGACGCCGCCGTGGCCATGTGGTGGAGCTGGGACTCGAAGAGCTCAACCTTGTTGGCACCATCACCCCTGCTTTGGGCAACCTCACGTACTTGAGGCGACTCCACCTCTCACGGAACCACTTCCATGGCATGTTGCCACAAGAGCTCGGTAATCTCCCTGATCTTGAGACTCTACAACTTAGCTCCAACCAGTTCTCAGGAATGATCCCCGATTCACTTGGAAACCTCTCAGCATTGACCTTTCTTAGTATTGCCACCAATAACATTGAAGGAAGCATCCCACCACTGCAAGGCCTATCTTCTATTGAGCATCTTATTCTGGCGCGAAACCATCTTGAAGGAACCATCCCTTCTTGGTTAGGAAACCTCACTTCACTACAGATCATAGATTTGCAGCATAATGGTCTGGTGGGTCAAATCTCAGAATCAGTAGGAAATCTAGAGTTGCTTACAATCCTTTCTCTCTCTGAGAACAATCTTTCAGGTTCTATGCCCCATACACTTGGAAAGCTCCATGCACTCACTGGACTTTATCTGATGACTAATCAAATAGGAGGCTCTTTGCCACCTTCGCTGTTCAATCTCTCTTCTCTTCAAGTTCTAAACATACAACAAAACAACTTTACTGGGGGTTTTCCATCTAATACTGGCAACAAGCTTTCGAAACTAACAAAATTTCTTGTATCAGATAATCAATTTCATGGCGTGCTCCCATCATCCCTGTGCAATGCTTCCATGCTTCAAATGATTCAAACAGTAAAGAACTTCCTACATGGAACCATTCCCCAATGTTTGGGAGCTCAACAAAAAAATCTGTCTGTAGTGAGGATTGTAGGAAATCAATTTGAAGCAACAAATGACGCTGATTGGGGCTTCCTGACTAGTCTAACTAACTGTAGCAATATGCTGGAGTTGGGTCTTTCTTACAACAAACTCCAAGGCGTGCTACCAAATTCAATTGGTAATCTCTCAACACGTTTGGAATATTTGGCCATAGGAAACAACAATTTAACTGGAGCAATACCAGAAGGAATAGGGAACCTAATCAATTTGAATTACCTCAGCATGGGTAATAATATTTTTAAAGGTGCTATTCCATTATCGTTTGGCAATCTCAAGAAGTTGGACCGATTATATTTATTAAACAATGCTTTGTCAGGACCCATCCCAGTAACTCTTGGCAATCTAACAAAACTTACTCGACTTAGACTTAGTACTAATATGATTAGTGAAGTTATTCCTTCTAGTCTCAGCAACTGTCCTTTAGAAGCGATTGATCTTTCTCACAACAATCTTTCTGGTTTGTTACCTAGAGAACTACTTTCCATGTCAACATTATCGGCTATGATGGATCTTTCACACAATTCATTATCTGGAACTTTGCCATCAGAACTGGGAAATCTAAAAAATCTGGGCGATCTAGATTTCTCTAATAATAGGATTTCTGGTGAGATTCCAGCCTCCATTGGCGAGTGTCGAAGCCTGGAATATCTCAATACATCTGGAAACCTCCTTCAAGGATCAATTCCACTGTCACTTGGAAATCTAAGAGGCCTCCTGGTGCTTGATCTTTCCTACAATAATTTATCTGGGACAATCCCTGAAATCCTTAGCAGCCTGCCAGGGCTTTCCTCATTGAATCTATCATTCAACAAATTCCAAGGTGCAGTTCCACAAGATGGGGTATTTCTCAATGCAACTGCGACTTTGATCGCTGGAAATGATGGCCTTTGTGGTGGTAACCCTCAGCTGAAATTGCCACCCTGCTCTAACCACTCCACGAAGAAGCCATTGCAAAAACTTGCCATAATAGTTGCCATATGCAGTGGTTGTGTTTCTGTAGCATTAGTATTTGCACTGTCTTCATTATAcagaaagaataaaaaaataaaagcaaacCCACAGAGCTCAGTCATTGGTGAACAACACATGAGGGTATCTTATGCTGAATTGGCCCACGCAACTAATGGTTTTTCATCTGAGAACCTCATTGGGGCTGGGAGCTTTGGTTCAGTCTACAAAGGTAGAATGAGAGGAAATGAACAGCATGCACTCGTCGCTGTCAAGGTTATAAACCTCATGCAACGTGGAGCGTCTCAAAGTTTTATCGCAGAATGCAAGACTTTAAGATGTGCTCGACACCGAAACCTTGTGAAGATATTGACAGTGTGCTCAAGTACTGATTTTCAGGGTCGTGACTTCATGGCCATTGTGTATGAGTTTCTTCCTAATGGAAATTTAGACCAACGACTGCACCAACATATTACAGAGGACGGTGAACAAAAGGCACTAGATCTGATTGAAAGGCTACACATTGCAATTGATGTGGCATCCTCACTTGATTATCTTCACCAACATAAGCCGACTCCAATTATTCATTGTGATCTTAAGCCAAGCAATGTTCTCCTGGATACTGACATGGTCGCCCATGTTGGTGATTTTGGGCTTGCAAGGTTTTTGTATCAAGACATGGAGAAATCAAGTGGTTGGGCATCAATGAGAGGATCAATTGGTTATGCAGCTCCAG AGTATGGATTGGGCAACGAGGTCTCCACCCAGGGTGATGTCTATAGCTATGGCATACTGTTACTGGAGATGTTCACTGGAAAAAGGCCAACAGATAATGACTTTGGGGAAGCCATTGGGCTTCGAAGTTATGTTCAAATGTCACTACCACATAGCACAGCTATTATCATAGACCATCAGCTACTAACAGAGATGGAAGGTGGTGAAGCCAGCAACTTCAACTCAAGCATCATTAGTGAAATGATAATGGCCTGCATCACTTCAGTTCTGCAAGTTGGGATTAGGTGTTCAGAGGAGACACCGACGGATCGCCCGCCAATCGGAGATGCTTTGAGAGAACTGCAAGCTGTTAGAGACAAGCTTCACAGCCACCGCTGA
- the LOC101774349 gene encoding protein KTI12 homolog, with protein sequence MALVVMCGQPCSGKSAAAACLAAALRSSSTDLTVRIIDESSLHLGRNDSYKDMVVEKNLRGVLRSEVDRSVSRDSIIIVDSLNNIKGYRYELWCLARASGVRYCVLFCDTEVDHCREWNSNRQEKEERAYDSNIFEDLVSRFEKPDSRNRWDSPLFELFPSRDEIVETAPVIAEAVSYLTKKVDSKTRDVKVLQPTIATQTVRTTEANSLYEMDKATQEVVNAVVEAQSCGLGLAMNKISIGPNLPTINLQRSVGLPELRSLRRTFIKLAGQYSLSGPPPPTDADSAKRMFVDYLNREVGA encoded by the exons ATGGCACTCGTTGTGATGTGTGGGCAGCCATGCAGCGGCAAATCAGCAGCTGCTGCTTGCCTTGCTGCTGCGCTGCGCTCCTCCTCAACTGACCTTACTGTCCGTATCATTGACGAGTCATCACTCCATCTTGGACGCAATGATAGCTACAAAG ATATGGTTGTCGAGAAAAACTTGAGAGGAGTTCTTAGATCAGAAGTTGACAGGTCCGTGTCACGTGACAGCATAATTATTGTCGACTCTTTGAACAATATTAAG GGGTACCGATATGAGCTGTGGTGTCTTGCGCGTGCATCTGGAGTAAGATATTGTGTG cTTTTTTGTGATACAGAAGTGGACCATTGTAGGGAATGGAACAGCAACCGCCAGGAGAAAGAAGAACGAGCATATGATAGTAATAT ATTTGAAGATCTTGTGAGCAGATTTGAGAAGCCAGATAGCCGTAATCGTTGGGATTCCCCTCTTTTTGAATTGTTTCCATCTAGAG ATGAAATAGTGGAAACAGCTCCTGTTATTGCCGAGGCTGTGTCATATTTGACAAAGAAAGTGGATTCAAAAACTAGAGATGTAAAAGTTCTCCAACCTACAATAGCCACTCAGACT GTGCGAACAACAGAGGCTAATTCCCTGTATGAGATGGACAAAGCAACACAG GAGGTGGTGAATGCAGTTGTTGAAGCACAATCCTGTGGTCTTGGGCTTGCCATGAACAAGATTTCTATTGGACCAAACTTGCCAACT ATCAATCTTCAAAGATCTGTTGGCCTGCCTGAGCTCCGAAGCCTGCGACGAACTTTCATCAAGCTGGCAGGGCAGTACAGCCTGAGTGGTCCACCACCGCCGACTGATGCTGATAGCGCAAAGAGGATGTTTGTCGACTACTTAAACCGCGAAGTTGGTGCTTGA